TGGCGATCGGTGTCACTAAGATAGTTCTGTTCCGTGAAATTCAGAATTATCTGATTTGATCAACGAATAACGTaggagttgtgatgtcgttaaTTTATCAATTAATAAAGCCAAATATATACATTGTTCTAACTGTTATATAAATGATAAACTTATTCAAACGCAACTGATAAAAAAGTGATCGGCGAATGAAAGAATTTGTGTACAAATCACAGCATTTCTGCGTGTTGTGTTGTGCATTGTTGCTCATTGTGTGCATTCATTCATAGTAGCGTGAAGTAACGATGAATTCACGAAAAAGCCGGATGCGGCCAATGTGCTCATAAATAATGCCGAGCAAAATTCCCAATTTTCCCAAAGGTCATCAAGTAACAGGTTCTCTGAGAAATTGATTGTTAGATAATAGATTATACCGTAGCTTTTACATAGTAATAGGTCCAATTAGatccttcaaaaaataaaatttgacgcTGCTCACTTCACGCAAGATATTTAACAAATGTTATTTGCAAATGattcttaaaaaaaggggatcaACGCTATATTGTTGGGATGCTAACAGGCGGACGTAAATGACCACTTTCCGTCGCATTGGCGTTTTCGGCTACGGTGAGGaacatttaattgaattaaattaaatcacgGTGGTTTTATTCGGATACCGGACAATGAACATTGCTTATCTGTTTGCGTTTTATAATAATACTTTATTGAACTACCTAAGTGTGCATTTTTTTGTCGCCGTTGACTTATTCCGAGGTGCATTTTGTGCAACGGcaatttgacaatttttttatttataaatgatTGATTTTTCCACTAGAAATACTTGATATGTATTGTCTGTgtaagaaaagttttgatcaCGAGTTTGAAACGCAAGAAGCATGCTATCTCAATCATCGTGAATCAATCGTGATCTTCTCATTGACATGATATCACCACTTTACAATCTTAACGGACTACAGTCCCGAATATAAGACTATATCTATCTAAAAGTGTTTTAACTAAATCATAAGTCTGACTATTGATTGAAACAGTTTATTACTATATCCGATTATAAAGATGAAATTTCTATTCAATGCCAAATGCAACAGCGAATAATGTTCATTGATCAAAAGAGTAGATTTTTAGCCAGCACATTGAAAGAAAGGACACTAATTTTCTAATATCTATCGGATCTTCAAACCGATTGTTCTTAATACCTTGGTAAgtcttaaacaaaaaatgtttgagcTAATAAGGAATAAGGAAATAAAGGGGATCAATTGTTCCAATGTTAACAGACGAATGTGAAAGACctcttataataaaaaaatataattgggAAGATCAGATCAGGGGGCGATGAAGATGATGCCGCAAGCGATGCGGGGCCCGGAATTGCCCGTCGTCCGGCTGCCTTCGTTGTCCTGGCGGCCGAGATCGTCTTCGTTGGCGTGAACGACCATGGCCCGTCCGATGATGGAATTCGGCCCGCTCAGCGCCGTCATCGTGTCTACCATGTCCACCTTAGCCACTCCTGCTGCATCGGCCAAAATGTTGCCGTAATCGCCGGCGTGACGGCGGTTAGGAGCGTCCCCGGGAGCGCCGTGAAGCGCCTTGGTCGGGTTGAAATGTTTGCCAGTCGAGTCGCACCCGTTGCTAAAGATGTCGCCGAATTCGTGAACGTGAAAGCCGTGCTGGCCCGGCGTCAATCCCGTGATCTCACCGACAATCCTCAACTCACCCGAGCACTCGGTGAAGTTGAGAACACCTTTGACGGGCGAATTTCCAGCCAGGTGAGCTCTGCCCGTCTCCGCATTGCACAACCGAATCAACGCAATCAAAAGAACCGCCAAAATGACAGATGTGCTGGCGATTTGCATGATTTAAGAATTAATGTTTATACAACTCGATGGCGTAAAAGGAACTGAGAGTGAAAGGTAAGTTTCTCCGCGCTTAAATAGTTTATCATCAATGTTAATCCCATCAGATATTTGCTTTTacgaagaaatgttttttccaaatttgttttgatcGAGTGATGATCGACCTTGTTCCATCAGGTGACGACAACAAGATGCCGTTGTTTCACCTTGGAAATACCATCAACCGTTATTTCTTATTAAATCACTATAGTGATGGAAATTTCTATCCGATCGAATCACGaccttataataataataacagcagACTACATAAAATGCGAGGCTAGGCCCTTCCATCAACTGTCATTcccgttttcatttcaaaaataggATTTGTTCCCGATAGGATTTGCCACCTGCTGTTTCGACCGCATTGTGTACATGCATATGGATGTATCGAATGGTAGGGAAAAAAGATTATGTTTTCCTATCCATGTTTTTCTCACTGTAGGCTACAACCCGAAATATGCTCACGAAGAATCGTCAGCAGGGGTCCATCGATCTATAGGGGCTGTGTGCGGTCCCTGAGCTGATGATGTACCCAGGCGAGCAGGGGCGGCCCTCCCATGTGGAAACTGTGGGGAAATCTCTCTGGGATGGACGATTGCTCATGTTAACTTGTGACGGCccccaacacacacaacaggaaAAGGGTGGGGTGGAAATCACACAGCCATGACGACTGCACATACAAGAGTACAGAGGATATTCGAGATCACACAAATAACCCGACCGTTTAAAAACGTTTGTAAAAATATACCCAAACCCGGCCGGGGCATTTACTCTTGCGCGTAAACAATTTCTGAGGGCGACGAGACTACTATGTACTCAATTTAGTAGTATAGTTCCCCCTTCTGTTTCCGGAGTGAGTAATATAATGAATAATCAACTCGACCACATATATATGCaagaacaaataaacaaaagacttttttctatacccccttctttttctctacgCCCTAGTTTTTATTACATATGATGgcgatttatatttttctggaatataataataataaaacaccaaaaccgaatttttatttcgacacCAAAAAGGAGAGGAGATCGCGTGTGTCGTTTTTTCCCACatgggatttttttattatgatttccATATTCATGTAAAGCTCATTAAACGTGTTACACATAatttaaaagggaaaagagatgctggagaacacacacacactcacaataataataataataataactgaaAATGTACATTTACATATACGGTTAtttcgtatttcttttttttttcttatcgccATCAAATaaccccgaaagaaaaatatcatcTTGAGAGAGTAGAGTAGAATAGAGAGTAGGTAGAAGTCTAATAACGAATCACCTGGAGCGTCATAAAGAGGAGGATCAGGCAACTGTAATAATGGGCCGCCGTGATGAGACTGCTGGCCTTCTGATGGCTGCTGGGCGTGCCAGATGTTGTTGTAGACCCTGAGCGAGCTTCGATTATCACCTGATGGGGAATAAGTCGAGAAATGAGATTTCCAGTCATCCAATTATATTCGTGCCTTTATGCATAAATAATTCGGGCCGGGATAAATAAATCTGTATAGAAATTTGAATACCACTTCGATTGGTGAGCTGGGCACCACTTCATCTCGTACAAACACTTGGCATTGGAATATTCCACCATCTTGCACCTGAGCTTtgtcaatctaaaaaaaaaaaaaaaattcatcattttcaaaattcccgCCATTGCGAAATGaggtcaaatttaaatttatgttaTTATACAATGAGCGTAGAGGTTCGGGTGTCCTCTTGGAAGGTCAGACGAAGTCGAGGATTGGTGTCAATCAGCAGAGTGTCACCGTGAGAGATAACCTCCTGGTTGGACGGATCTATATAATCAAAATCGATtaaatagaattttaaaatggaataataacaAAGGTGAATTATACCTTTCATGTCGAATCTGAGCCAGATGACGGGATTGGAGACGAGCGACGGCTCAATCAGATCCATCATTCGTGAGAGTTGGCTATTGACAGGCACTCGACACTGGAGGCTCACCTGAGAGCCTTCCGGCACTACTTTCCTGACGGCAACGTGATGTCCTCCGACCGAATCCACCACGACACTGGCGCTGCGGCGCGTGCTCCCGCTCTTGGCTAACACGACTGCGTAATATACAATAGACGATCCATATATAGTCATTGGCAGGAAATGAATCATTTATCAcgattttctatttctttcttttgcaaCTGGTTTTTCTGGGGATATTCTGTTGAATTCCTATTGCGGCTAATGGATTTCCCGTATCATTAACAGCTAAACCTATATAGTAtaattatcttattttttcgggggaaaaaaaagatttgtcaAAGTTTCCTCCTTTGCGTGCTGCATCATTAACACCCCGAAAATGCACACAAGTCCAAAAATGGGATATACTATAAGAATCGCTTTAGGCCGggtttatatatataataacttTGGTTGgggtgagaaaaaatatttttttcctccccctccagccacacacacacacaactgttGATGCAATCCCGACAGCTCATCAGTAGCCTTTTCTCTAGCGTTATAAGCAATAACGTTTTTGGGGATGAGTCAGCAGCAGCGGAAGGAGCGCACGTATACCCACcacaaagattattttttctggcaacaacaacaacacagcaGACATATAGAAAAACCGGGTCTTATTTTGCTGGGTGCTTGATGAATAATACATGAGGAATCCACAGCCgacacatttcttctttttcttttttaaaaaaagatttcccgatagaaaaaagaagaaatttaaaaaagaaaaagtcttaTGGAAGTTCTCGCCTTGTTCACCTTCTGggggcttgtgtgtgtgtacgttctCTAACCTTTTGGCCCGCATCATCGACTTttacgacttttttttcttcttcttcttatattttatACATTTCCAGTAGAAAATGTAATTCTATTTTAGTTTTCTgccgttttttgaattttgttataTTTCCCACTGAATCTTGTTTTCACGATCACGCCgaacttttatatttttttccctcgcTCGAtcgtaaaaattttttcggggttttaaaaataaaaaataaagaaagaaaaaatcttgatCCCGCCGAGTTTTGACACGTCGTTTCTTTTATAGGCCTACTATATTAGAAATGTGGATACAATCTCTCTACTATTACGATACGCAGCAACAAGATACCACTATTAAATTTGGAAAGATAACCTCTAATGTCATCaaaattctcctttttcatttctacatCTATGAATGGACCGTGTAATTCTAGACGATTATTATATAACCCCCTCCTGGCCATCGGGACAATATGAAAGAGACACGGAATTCCTTAAGTGTCGTCTATAAGGGAATAATATGAGGCCTGTGTGTGATGTTATCTGAATTGTTATTCGGTGGTGTGATCCATCGATCCATCATTGGCCCTACCACTTATTCCTCTCTGTATAAAGGCAGGACTCTTTTGAGTGTCGTCCCAATTTGTTAAGTCAACAATCGATGGAAATGAATTAAAGATTAGAAAATTATCGGTGTGTCTAATGTATCAGTGATTTCCGATTCTATATAATATAAGCTCCCGGGTATTTGGGACAGAAATGTTATGCCGAGTGTAGAGGGACTATTATACTACCTGGTGGGTTTTCGACGTGTAATCACCAGaggccttttttctctccttattATATTTGGTTGggtctatacacacacatcggTCGAAGAGGGGAGCGGCTGATAAATATCCCGACTGGTTTATTTCAGCACTTCGACCAACGATAAGCGACGAAAGAGAagggaggggagagagagagaaactaaAGAAAATTTCCCCCTATCAAAACATTGATCCTCTCAAACATTTCACGTCGTCTAGTATAGGCTATATACCCCCGGCAGCTCGTGTGAGCCCCACTTTGAGCGGCCGCTGTGTTATAGTATAGCGTAAGTTGgttaacgaaagaaaaaaagaagtagtgATTTATGAGTTACGAAAGCCGAGAAATCCTTGGCTGTAAGTTGTGCTCTCGCCCAGCAGCAGAGCTCTAAAGGCCTACTtaaaggaataagaaaaatagacGCGTTATATGCCCCCTACAACATATTATATTGGTGAAGGGACATACACAAATCTAGAAGGGGCCTTGGCCTATTCAAAAGTTGTTTAATTCCTTCCTCGAATAAAAAGGGGAGCAGCTGCGCTTGACACGTACAatataataaatgaaataataaggagaaaatgtgaaaacattttaccgcaacagcagcagcagagtagGAAGTAGAAACTGGTGACGATTGATGACGGCATCACGATGATTGGAAAATTCAATATTGGTTCGTGCTGCTGTGGTtggttggctggctggctTTCTTGTGGTGTAACGGACACAAAGTGGGACAACCGACTGAGTGAAGTAGAGAAGGTAATTCAATACATTCGGGCCGGAACAGCAGCCAGCCGCAGCTTAGCTAGCGGCGGAGAGCGACTGTGATGATGTTGACGAAGGGCAAATGTCTGCGCCTTCTTGATTTCCACACTCACCAGCACTTGTTTGAATATACGTCAAAGGAATATAACAATGCACACACGACGCCGCCAGCCACAAAAATTTTAGCGTATTATATAAATGGCACACAACACGGGGAAACAATCGGGAATGTATTAAAAAACCTCTGGCACGAGGAGAAGCAGATGACTGTGCTGGACCagccctcctctctctctgtagTCTGTATgtatccaaatcaatacaaacgATATATAATTCTTGATTGGGACTGGCAAGTCacgaaaaatgtgtttgaaAAACAAGACAATTTCGTGACTCGGATGGAAATGACCTCCGCGACGTGCGGGACCTTGTTCTACACAATTGCCCAACCCGGCCGTCAAGATCAATTCGTGattgtttaaaaacaaaaatgtctttGTCGATATCGTCTATACCGCGTTGAAACTTTGCACGGGTTGCTGttactaataaaaaaacacgttTCCAACCGATAGATGCAAGAGGGGGCGAGAATTTTTTGGAACAAATACCCAGGGACGTTTCGGTACGACTGGCCTGAAGGTCGGCAGTCTACTGAATGACTTTGGTGGGTTTTCACCCAACCATATATGTTGGGAGACTCGATGTTGGCTTCCTAcacggaaagaaagaaaaataatagttTGATCGGCCATTAAATAGCAATCATCGCATTTCCACATGGATGCGGAAACCTTGCTTATTATGGTTTGACACCATTTTTAcaagaatatttatatttttcttatttttttttcaatcttggCGCCGCCATAATGTGTTTGTTGGCAAAGTTTATTTTcgtgtaaaaatatatatttttaaggaCCCATAGTTTGAAGAAAACTGGCAGAGTTGCCTAGCGAACAGCTGTTTGTTGTCTGCACGACTGCACGTCAAAAAGGCATGTTTTGGTTGAATACCTCTATAAAATTCCTGTACGGCTATCGATCTTACCGCTGCTGTCTTACATTAGCTTTCAACAGAGCAATTGGCTATAGATCCTCTCGGACGACGGACGTGAAGATGAACGATCCCGTGGAGAACGCCAAACGACTAGCCGCCTTCAAGGCAGTGGACAATCACGTGGTGgtaatgttttaaaatgttgaaaggaaaaagggagaaCCCCTTTTATATGCGTTCTTCGCGTGGCTTAAAGAATGTCTCGTGTGCGTTCCATTTAGGATGGTGTCATTGGAATTGGAAGTGGGTCCACGGTGGTGTATGCTGTTGAACGTCTGGCACAGAGAGTCAAGGATGAGGGTTTGGAAGTTATTTGTGTCCCATCCTCCTTCCAAGCCAAACAGCTCATCATTCAGTATGGATTGAAATTGGGAGATTTGGAGATGAACCCAGAAGTATGAATTTTACATTGTCAGTAACATttacgttttattttaaaacatgatttcaatttcttgcAGTTGAAAGTGACAATCGATGGTGCTGATGAATCTGATACCATGCTAACTCTCATCAAAGGAGGTGGCGGGTGTCTGACTCAGGTGATTTTACACTAGTGTGTTTTATTAGATTGTtgactaaatttcatttttataatcaCCAGGAAAAAATTTTAGCCAGCTGTGCAGAAGAATTCATAGTCATAGCAGATTACAGGTAAatcattgattttctttctgattgAACCCCTTACATAGTTCATTTGTGTTGCAAATAGGAAAGCATCCACCAATCTGGGCGAACAGTGGAGAAAAGGCATTCCAATTGAAGTCATTCCTGGTGCTTATCGTGTTGTCTaccaaaaaattgagaaattacTTGGAGGAAAGTCAGAACTGAGGATGTCTGGCAGTTCAAAAGCTGTAAGTGTCACATCCTAAATTGAAGGGCTATTAACTCAGTATGTACCCATTGACATTTCATTCTTTGAAAACAGGGCCCTGTTGTTACAGAcaatgggaattttttactcgACTGGAATTTTGAGGGTGTGAAGGATTGGAAGCACGTCGAGAACTGCTTGAACATGTAATAGAAACCAATTAAACCTTTACACAGACAGAAATCTaatatttttctcgttttttgcAGGATTCCCGGAGTTGTGGAAAACGGTTTGTTTGTAGGAATGGCACGAAAAGCTTATTTTGGTATGAGCGACGGGACAGTGATGGAACGCAACGTTTAACGGTTTGTTGAACGAatctctctttaaaaaaaaaatctgtgtaTTTATAATCACActcagaaaatgaaattaaaaaagaacattgAGAAAACCTAAAAGGGTAATCTCCATTGTCCTCAATACTATCAtcattttataaatatatattcttTAAATGCTACGATTTGGTTTTCAAGGCATTGTTCCCTCCCAAGCAGCTTCCTTCTGTTGGGCTGCTAATCGCTTTTTAgctggaaatgaaaaagaaaacaattatcttccgggttccttttttcttcgaaaaactattcaaattcaaacctTTAGCATCCGCCA
This sequence is a window from Daphnia pulicaria isolate SC F1-1A chromosome 7, SC_F0-13Bv2, whole genome shotgun sequence. Protein-coding genes within it:
- the LOC124350785 gene encoding uncharacterized protein LOC124350785 produces the protein MPSSIVTSFYFLLCCCCCVVLAKSGSTRRSASVVVDSVGGHHVAVRKVVPEGSQVSLQCRVPVNSQLSRMMDLIEPSLVSNPVIWLRFDMKDPSNQEVISHGDTLLIDTNPRLRLTFQEDTRTSTLIIDKAQVQDGGIFQCQVFVRDEVVPSSPIEVVIIEARSGSTTTSGTPSSHQKASSLITAAHYYSCLILLFMTLQVIRY
- the LOC124350809 gene encoding superoxide dismutase [Cu-Zn], chloroplastic-like; the protein is MQIASTSVILAVLLIALIRLCNAETGRAHLAGNSPVKGVLNFTECSGELRIVGEITGLTPGQHGFHVHEFGDIFSNGCDSTGKHFNPTKALHGAPGDAPNRRHAGDYGNILADAAGVAKVDMVDTMTALSGPNSIIGRAMVVHANEDDLGRQDNEGSRTTGNSGPRIACGIIFIAP
- the LOC124350731 gene encoding ribose-5-phosphate isomerase-like yields the protein MFWLNTSIKFLYGYRSYRCCLTLAFNRAIGYRSSRTTDVKMNDPVENAKRLAAFKAVDNHVVDGVIGIGSGSTVVYAVERLAQRVKDEGLEVICVPSSFQAKQLIIQYGLKLGDLEMNPELKVTIDGADESDTMLTLIKGGGGCLTQEKILASCAEEFIVIADYRKASTNLGEQWRKGIPIEVIPGAYRVVYQKIEKLLGGKSELRMSGSSKAGPVVTDNGNFLLDWNFEGVKDWKHVENCLNMIPGVVENGLFVGMARKAYFGMSDGTVMERNV